In Gopherus flavomarginatus isolate rGopFla2 chromosome 1, rGopFla2.mat.asm, whole genome shotgun sequence, a single genomic region encodes these proteins:
- the LOC127032772 gene encoding claw keratin-like — protein sequence MQFRSSDEHAVYLHPRKMTVSSLWYPECGVVWPSPVTGSSNEPCVRQCPDSEVVIRPSPVVVTLPGSILSNFPQQCEVAAVGAPVVEAGLGGSFGWGGLHGYRGLYGGLYGLGSLGGYGGHYGHGGLLGHGGYSGYSGLYSYGGSLGYGGHCGYPGLYGYAGLWGYGGYGRRSLGGYCGPC from the exons ATGCAGTTCAGGAGCAGTGATGAGCATGCG GTTTACCTCCACCCCAGAAAGATGACTGTCTCCAGCCTGTGGTATCCAGAATGCGGGGTGGTCTGGCCTAGTCCAGTTACCGGCAGCTCCAACGAGCCATGCGTTAGGCAGTGCCCTGACTCTGAAGTGGTGATCAGACCCTCACCGGTTGTTGTGACCCTCCCTGGATCAATTCTCAGCAATTTCCCTCAGCAGTGTGAAGTAGCAGCCGTAGGAGCACCTGTAGTGGAAGCCGGTTTGGGGGGCTCATTTGGTTGGGGGGGATTGCACGGCTATCGAGGCCTTTACGGAGGGTTGTATGGTTTAGGGAGCTTAGGTGGTTATGGTGGCCATTACGGTCATGGGGGATTATTGGGCCACGGGGGATATTCTGGTTACTCAGGTCTTTACAGTTATGGGGGATCGTTGGGCTATGGGGGACACTGTGGTTACCCGGGCCTTTATGGTTACGCGGGATTATGGGGATACGGGGGATATGGCCGCAGGTCTCTTGGTGGATATTGTGGGCCATGTTAA